The following proteins are co-located in the Ensifer sp. WSM1721 genome:
- a CDS encoding quinone oxidoreductase → MAQAIVVRELGGPEVLKMEGVTLAPPGPGEVQIRQVAIGLNFIDVYFRTGLYKSATGLPFVPGKEGAGVVTAVGDGVNQFSVGDRVAYASADGAYASERNVDAAQLVKVPDGISLETAAAMMLKGMTAQYLLNQTFKVGPETTLLFHAAAGGVGLIAGQWAKALGATVIGTAGSQEKIDLALAHGYDHVINYRSENFVARVKELTGGRGVDVVYDSVGRDTYPGSLDCLKPRGLWVSFGNSSGAVEAFNIGILAQKGALYATRPTLFTYIATRPALEACANSLFDVVQSNKVRININQTYPLAEAGRAHTDLETRKTSGTTLLIP, encoded by the coding sequence ATGGCACAGGCGATCGTCGTTCGCGAACTCGGCGGCCCGGAAGTTCTGAAGATGGAAGGCGTGACGTTGGCGCCGCCCGGACCGGGCGAGGTGCAGATCCGGCAGGTGGCGATCGGCCTCAATTTCATCGACGTCTATTTCCGCACCGGCCTCTACAAATCGGCAACCGGCCTGCCGTTCGTTCCGGGCAAGGAAGGGGCGGGCGTCGTGACCGCGGTCGGCGACGGCGTCAACCAGTTTTCGGTCGGCGACCGGGTTGCCTATGCCTCCGCCGACGGCGCCTATGCGAGCGAACGCAACGTCGATGCCGCGCAGCTCGTGAAAGTGCCGGATGGGATCAGTCTGGAGACGGCCGCCGCGATGATGCTGAAGGGCATGACCGCACAATATCTCTTGAACCAGACGTTCAAAGTCGGTCCGGAGACGACGTTGCTCTTCCACGCGGCCGCCGGCGGCGTCGGGCTTATCGCCGGGCAATGGGCAAAGGCGCTTGGCGCCACGGTGATCGGGACGGCGGGATCGCAGGAGAAGATCGATCTGGCGCTCGCCCATGGCTACGACCACGTCATAAACTATCGCAGCGAGAACTTCGTCGCGCGCGTCAAGGAACTGACGGGAGGGCGCGGCGTAGACGTTGTTTACGACTCGGTCGGCCGCGACACCTATCCGGGCTCGCTCGACTGCCTCAAACCACGCGGTCTCTGGGTCAGTTTCGGCAATTCGTCGGGAGCGGTCGAGGCATTCAATATCGGCATCCTGGCCCAGAAGGGGGCGCTTTATGCGACCCGCCCGACGCTGTTCACCTATATCGCGACCCGACCGGCACTGGAGGCGTGCGCAAATTCCCTGTTTGATGTTGTGCAAAGCAACAAAGTGCGTATCAATATCAATCAGACTTATCCGCTCGCCGAAGCCGGCCGGGCGCATACAGATCTCGAAACAAGAAAAACGAGTGGAACGACATTGCTGATTCCCTGA
- a CDS encoding ABC transporter ATP-binding protein, whose product MPVKGQTASGPLLAVSNLTKLFGSFAACNAINLQIEPGEIHALLGENGAGKSTLVKMLFGVLAPTAGEIAWNGEIVRIASPSDARKLGIGMVFQHFSLFEALTVAENIALSMDRNVSLARVAEEASHLSRVYGLPLDPKAHVADLSVGERQRIEIVRALLQNPQLIILDEPTSVLTPQEADRLFETLFKLKSEGRSVLYISHRLEEVQRLCDRATVLRHGRVTGACDPRAETPASLARMMVGSDVAIVTPEGTNTRGDVQLEARHLSVSARTPFAVSLKNICLKVRAGEVLAIAGVAGNGQSELFDALSGEYPVADDNAIQIRQKPVGTRNINARRLMGAGFVPEERHGHAAVSTLSLSDNLVLARNQSDRRAFLGGGFLKIIRQGAVKAATKRIAEAMDVRKSGEDPPAGSLSGGNLQKFIVGRELDRQPAVLVVNQPTWGVDAGAASRIRQALVDLAKAGSAVLVISQDLDEIFEVATEIAVISEGRLSDPCPARELSREKIGLLMGGMYGKTEGAGAPHAH is encoded by the coding sequence GTGCCTGTTAAGGGACAAACTGCGAGCGGTCCGCTGCTGGCCGTGAGCAACCTGACGAAATTGTTCGGCTCGTTCGCAGCCTGCAATGCGATCAATCTGCAGATAGAGCCCGGAGAGATCCACGCGCTGCTTGGCGAAAACGGAGCTGGAAAGTCCACTCTGGTGAAGATGCTGTTCGGCGTGCTTGCGCCGACGGCCGGCGAGATCGCCTGGAACGGCGAGATCGTCCGCATCGCCAGTCCGAGTGACGCGCGCAAGCTCGGCATCGGCATGGTTTTCCAGCATTTCTCCCTGTTCGAGGCGCTGACCGTCGCCGAGAATATCGCGCTTTCCATGGACCGTAACGTCTCGCTCGCCCGCGTCGCCGAGGAGGCTTCGCATCTGTCGCGCGTCTATGGCTTGCCACTGGATCCGAAAGCGCATGTCGCAGATCTTTCGGTCGGCGAACGGCAGCGGATCGAGATCGTGCGAGCGCTTCTGCAGAACCCACAGCTCATCATCCTCGATGAGCCCACTTCGGTGCTGACGCCGCAGGAGGCGGATCGTCTGTTCGAAACGCTGTTCAAGTTGAAGTCGGAAGGGAGATCCGTCCTTTACATCAGCCATCGCCTGGAGGAGGTACAGCGCCTTTGCGACCGGGCAACGGTGCTCAGGCACGGCAGGGTCACGGGGGCCTGCGATCCGCGCGCGGAAACGCCCGCCTCGCTTGCGCGCATGATGGTCGGCAGCGACGTGGCCATCGTCACACCGGAAGGAACAAACACCAGGGGCGACGTGCAGTTGGAGGCGCGCCACCTTTCCGTGTCGGCGCGAACGCCCTTCGCGGTCTCCCTGAAGAACATCTGCCTCAAGGTCAGGGCGGGCGAGGTCCTGGCGATCGCCGGTGTCGCCGGCAACGGTCAGAGCGAGCTTTTCGACGCCCTTTCCGGCGAGTATCCGGTGGCCGACGACAACGCCATCCAGATCCGTCAGAAGCCGGTCGGGACCCGCAACATCAACGCTCGCCGGCTGATGGGAGCGGGCTTCGTGCCGGAAGAGCGGCATGGTCATGCCGCCGTCTCGACGCTCTCGCTGTCCGATAATCTCGTGCTCGCCCGCAATCAGTCGGACCGGCGCGCCTTTCTCGGTGGCGGTTTTCTCAAAATCATCCGGCAAGGTGCGGTCAAGGCCGCAACGAAGCGGATTGCCGAAGCGATGGACGTCCGCAAGAGCGGTGAGGATCCGCCGGCCGGTTCGCTTTCCGGCGGCAACCTGCAGAAGTTCATTGTCGGCCGAGAACTCGACCGCCAGCCGGCCGTGCTTGTCGTCAACCAGCCGACCTGGGGCGTCGATGCTGGGGCGGCGAGCCGCATCCGCCAGGCGTTGGTCGATCTTGCCAAGGCGGGCTCGGCGGTGCTGGTGATCAGCCAGGACCTCGATGAGATCTTCGAAGTGGCGACCGAGATCGCGGTGATCAGCGAGGGGCGTCTTTCCGACCCCTGTCCGGCGCGCGAACTCTCACGTGAGAAGATCGGCCTCTTGATGGGCGGGATGTACGGCAAGACCGAAGGCGCGGGAGCTCCCCATGCGCATTGA
- a CDS encoding DUF1127 domain-containing protein: MAAIEHSKQVELQSPHLIVVRTLQAVWMLLKHQRRYRRSLSELSRFDSRLLRDIGLENGEQAKRSEQEAL, translated from the coding sequence ATGGCTGCCATTGAGCATTCCAAACAAGTCGAACTACAGTCGCCGCACCTCATTGTCGTGCGCACCTTGCAAGCCGTGTGGATGCTGCTGAAGCATCAGAGAAGGTACCGCCGAAGCTTGAGCGAACTCTCGCGGTTTGACTCTCGCCTGCTCCGTGACATCGGCTTGGAGAATGGCGAGCAAGCAAAGCGAAGCGAACAAGAGGCACTATAA
- a CDS encoding cytochrome c biogenesis CcdA family protein, which translates to MSIADISIWTAIVAGALSFLSPCVLPLVPPYLCYMAGVSVDQFRGGDAAAVASTRRAVLPSALFFTLGFATVFVALGAGASSIGLLMRQHIDLLSRIGGIIIIVMGLHFLGVFRIGLLAREARFHGGKPATLSGAYIMGLAFAFGWTPCIGPVLGTILGVAAARDTVADGALLLAIYSLGLAVPFWIAAGFSGAFMRFLSRFRHHLGLVEKLMGGLLVAAGLAFLFGFISSVAIWFQQTFPVLSQIG; encoded by the coding sequence TTGTCGATCGCCGATATTTCCATCTGGACCGCCATTGTCGCGGGCGCTCTGTCATTCCTGTCGCCCTGCGTCTTGCCTCTCGTTCCACCTTATCTCTGCTATATGGCCGGCGTTTCCGTCGATCAGTTTCGTGGTGGGGATGCAGCGGCAGTCGCCAGCACGCGCAGGGCCGTCCTGCCGTCGGCGCTGTTCTTCACGCTCGGCTTTGCGACCGTGTTCGTTGCTCTAGGGGCGGGGGCTTCGTCGATCGGCCTCTTGATGAGGCAGCACATCGATCTCTTGTCGCGGATCGGCGGCATCATCATCATCGTCATGGGGCTGCATTTCCTCGGCGTCTTCCGCATCGGCCTGCTCGCCCGCGAGGCGCGCTTTCACGGCGGCAAGCCGGCGACGCTATCGGGCGCCTATATAATGGGGCTTGCCTTCGCCTTCGGCTGGACGCCCTGCATCGGCCCCGTGCTCGGCACCATCCTCGGTGTCGCCGCCGCCCGCGATACGGTCGCCGACGGCGCCCTGCTGCTTGCGATCTATTCGCTCGGTCTCGCCGTTCCGTTCTGGATCGCGGCCGGCTTTTCCGGCGCTTTCATGCGCTTCCTTTCGCGCTTCCGCCACCATCTCGGTCTCGTCGAGAAGCTGATGGGCGGCTTGCTCGTCGCGGCAGGCCTTGCCTTCCTCTTCGGCTTCATCAGCTCGGTCGCGATCTGGTTCCAGCAGACCTTCCCTGTCCTGTCGCAAATCGGCTAA
- a CDS encoding AEC family transporter: MAEIAGLVLPFFGLIFLGYMTARIVDHPGEAMGWMNTFIVYLALPALFFKLVSRTPIDELTRADFILTSVGTTYVVFALIFAVGLFLRRSTIAEATIQGFAGAYGNIGYMGPGLALLAFGEKAAVPVALIFCFENAAHFTVAPAMMAIGGGGKRKLAALLLGIARRIALHPFILSTFAGVAAAFLAFEPPAPVQRLIDYLAQAAAPCALFAMGVTLALRPLKRIPAEIGYTVPAKLILHPVLMYLALSLGGTYDPIWMQTAVLLAALPTATNVFVIGHQYGVWQERASATILITTLLSVATVTGLLYLVRSGALPADLFP; encoded by the coding sequence ATGGCGGAAATCGCAGGGTTGGTGCTGCCGTTCTTCGGTCTGATCTTTCTCGGCTACATGACCGCGCGTATCGTAGACCATCCCGGCGAAGCAATGGGGTGGATGAACACCTTCATCGTCTATCTCGCGCTGCCGGCACTCTTCTTCAAGCTGGTCTCGCGCACGCCGATCGACGAGCTCACACGCGCGGATTTCATTCTCACCAGCGTCGGCACCACCTATGTCGTCTTTGCGCTGATCTTCGCGGTCGGCCTCTTCCTGCGCCGCAGCACGATTGCCGAGGCGACGATCCAGGGCTTCGCCGGCGCCTACGGCAATATCGGCTATATGGGACCGGGTCTCGCGCTGCTTGCATTCGGAGAGAAAGCCGCTGTTCCCGTGGCGCTGATCTTCTGCTTCGAGAATGCGGCGCATTTCACGGTTGCGCCCGCTATGATGGCGATCGGCGGTGGCGGCAAGCGGAAGCTTGCGGCCCTTTTGCTCGGCATTGCCCGCCGTATCGCGCTTCACCCCTTCATCCTGTCGACATTTGCGGGTGTCGCCGCGGCCTTCCTGGCGTTTGAGCCACCGGCGCCGGTGCAGCGCCTGATCGATTACCTGGCGCAGGCGGCCGCTCCCTGCGCGCTGTTTGCCATGGGCGTCACACTCGCGCTGAGGCCGCTCAAGCGGATACCAGCCGAGATCGGCTATACCGTTCCGGCGAAGCTCATCCTGCATCCGGTGCTGATGTATCTGGCGCTGAGCCTCGGCGGCACTTACGATCCGATCTGGATGCAGACGGCCGTGCTGCTTGCCGCGCTGCCGACGGCGACGAATGTTTTCGTCATCGGCCACCAATACGGGGTCTGGCAGGAACGCGCATCCGCAACGATCCTGATCACGACGCTGCTTTCCGTGGCAACGGTCACGGGTCTTCTCTACCTCGTGCGGTCAGGCGCGCTTCCGGCTGATCTGTTCCCGTAG
- a CDS encoding ABC transporter permease, producing the protein MGIVEAILLSVITAATPLVLAAAGELVAERSGVLNLGVEGMMIMGAVSAFAATQITGSPYVGVLAGIAAGVLFALLFGFLTLTLVANQVATGLALTLLGLGVSGMLGEGFLGMQGIKLQPITIPLLSRIPFLGPLLFRQDAIFYLSIAVVAGIHLFLFRSRAGLKLRAVGDSHASAHALGVDVIRTRYLAVLFGGACAGLAGAQLSLVYTPQWVENMSAGRGWIALALVVFASWRPWRVVAGGYLFGAVSISQLHAQAFGIGIPSQFLSSLPYLATIIVLILISHNRRMTLINTPASLGKPFVPDR; encoded by the coding sequence ATGGGCATCGTCGAAGCAATTCTCCTGAGCGTCATCACGGCGGCAACGCCGCTCGTCCTCGCGGCCGCCGGCGAGCTCGTCGCCGAGCGGTCGGGCGTGCTCAACCTCGGCGTCGAAGGCATGATGATCATGGGCGCGGTCTCAGCCTTCGCAGCCACGCAAATCACCGGTTCGCCCTATGTCGGCGTGCTCGCCGGCATTGCCGCAGGGGTGCTGTTCGCGCTGCTCTTCGGTTTCCTGACGCTCACGCTGGTCGCCAATCAGGTGGCGACCGGACTGGCGCTGACGCTGCTCGGCCTCGGCGTGTCGGGGATGCTTGGCGAGGGCTTTCTCGGCATGCAGGGCATCAAGCTGCAGCCGATTACGATCCCGCTCCTGTCGCGAATCCCGTTCCTCGGGCCGCTCCTGTTCCGGCAGGACGCGATCTTCTATCTGTCGATCGCGGTCGTCGCGGGCATCCACTTGTTCCTGTTCAGGAGCCGTGCGGGGTTGAAGCTGCGCGCCGTCGGCGACAGTCACGCTTCGGCGCACGCGCTCGGCGTCGACGTCATTCGCACCCGCTACCTTGCCGTTCTGTTCGGTGGTGCCTGTGCCGGCCTCGCGGGAGCGCAGCTCTCGCTGGTCTATACGCCGCAGTGGGTCGAGAACATGTCGGCCGGACGCGGCTGGATCGCGCTAGCACTCGTGGTTTTCGCCTCCTGGCGCCCCTGGCGCGTGGTCGCCGGCGGATACCTCTTCGGTGCGGTCTCGATCAGCCAGCTTCACGCACAGGCCTTCGGGATCGGCATTCCCTCGCAGTTCCTTTCTTCGCTTCCCTATCTCGCGACAATTATCGTACTCATTCTCATATCGCATAACCGGCGCATGACCTTGATCAATACGCCGGCATCGCTCGGCAAGCCGTTTGTGCCGGATCGGTGA
- the pcsA gene encoding phosphatidylcholine synthase encodes MKFFNYRRVPYAEIRAFSVHILTASGSFLAFLGVVAAAEHRFIDMFWWLGLALLVDGIDGPIARKVQVKEVLPNWSGDTLDNVIDYVTYVLLPAFALYQSGMIGEPWSFVAAGAIVVSSAIYYADMGMKTDEYFFSGFPVVWNMIVFTLFVIQASEVTASVVVFLSVMLTFLPINFLHPVRVKRLRPLNLGVFLAWSVLGMYALLLHFETPPWVVIGVVATGLYLYVIGFVLQLFPNLGRV; translated from the coding sequence ATGAAGTTCTTCAACTATAGACGCGTTCCTTACGCCGAAATCCGCGCCTTTTCCGTGCATATCCTCACTGCATCCGGCTCGTTCCTGGCGTTCCTCGGAGTCGTCGCGGCGGCCGAGCACCGTTTCATCGATATGTTCTGGTGGCTCGGGTTGGCGCTGCTGGTCGACGGCATCGATGGTCCGATTGCGCGCAAGGTGCAGGTCAAGGAAGTCTTGCCGAACTGGTCGGGCGACACGCTCGACAACGTCATCGACTACGTCACCTATGTGCTCCTGCCGGCCTTCGCGCTCTACCAAAGCGGCATGATCGGCGAGCCCTGGTCATTCGTCGCAGCCGGAGCGATCGTCGTATCGAGCGCTATCTACTATGCCGATATGGGCATGAAAACGGACGAGTATTTCTTCTCCGGATTTCCGGTCGTCTGGAACATGATCGTCTTCACCCTTTTTGTCATCCAGGCGAGCGAAGTGACTGCATCGGTTGTGGTTTTCCTGTCTGTGATGCTCACGTTCCTGCCGATCAATTTCCTGCATCCGGTGCGCGTTAAAAGGCTGAGGCCGCTCAATCTCGGCGTCTTCCTCGCCTGGTCCGTTCTCGGCATGTACGCCTTGCTCCTGCATTTCGAGACGCCGCCATGGGTGGTCATTGGCGTGGTTGCGACCGGGCTCTATCTCTACGTCATCGGTTTCGTCCTGCAGCTTTTTCCCAATCTTGGGCGTGTTTAG
- a CDS encoding UbiH/UbiF family hydroxylase — translation MDHYDIVIIGAGLAGSLAAIALAREGHRVALVGPRPAIADGRTTALMDQSIEYLKKLGLWDEVAPLTAPLVAIHIIDGTKRLLRAPPVNFRAPEVGLEAFGYNIPNAPFLEILEKHEASLPTLDRIPVAATTFDFGELEARVGLGDGRVISADLVIGADGRRSAVREAAEIDTFTWSYPQTAVVLNFAHELPHQEVSTEFHTESGPFTQVPLPGNRSSLVWVQKPRDAEETLRLAPEVLSRTIEDRMQSILGKVVAEGIPQSFPLSGHTARRFGKGRVMLVGEAAHAFPPIGAQGLNLSLRDVMTVVELVGPTTGGRLPADTGDRFDGRRRIDIVSRTASVDLLNRSLLSSFLPVQALRAVGLQLLSSAGPLRGLLMREGIHPGSALQSIKESLREQISRKRA, via the coding sequence ATGGATCATTACGACATCGTCATAATCGGTGCGGGACTTGCGGGCTCGCTGGCCGCGATCGCATTGGCCCGGGAGGGCCACCGCGTCGCTCTCGTGGGGCCTAGACCGGCCATCGCCGACGGCCGCACCACCGCGCTCATGGACCAGTCGATCGAGTACCTCAAGAAACTCGGCCTTTGGGACGAGGTCGCGCCACTGACAGCGCCGCTCGTCGCCATTCACATCATCGACGGAACCAAGCGCCTCTTGCGGGCACCGCCCGTCAACTTCCGCGCCCCGGAAGTCGGTCTCGAAGCCTTCGGCTATAACATTCCGAACGCGCCCTTCCTTGAAATTCTGGAAAAACACGAGGCGAGCCTGCCGACGCTCGACCGCATTCCGGTGGCAGCGACGACCTTCGATTTCGGCGAGCTCGAAGCGCGTGTCGGCCTTGGTGATGGGCGAGTAATCAGCGCAGATCTGGTCATCGGCGCCGACGGTCGGCGCTCGGCCGTCAGGGAAGCGGCGGAGATAGACACCTTCACCTGGTCCTATCCGCAGACGGCGGTCGTATTGAACTTCGCCCATGAGCTGCCGCACCAGGAGGTGTCGACGGAATTTCATACGGAAAGCGGACCGTTCACGCAGGTTCCCCTTCCCGGCAACCGCTCGAGCCTCGTCTGGGTGCAGAAGCCGCGCGATGCGGAAGAGACGCTCAGGCTCGCGCCCGAGGTATTGTCGCGCACCATCGAGGACCGAATGCAATCGATTCTCGGCAAGGTAGTCGCCGAAGGCATCCCGCAATCCTTTCCGCTCTCGGGCCATACGGCCCGCCGCTTCGGCAAGGGCCGCGTGATGCTGGTCGGCGAGGCCGCCCACGCCTTCCCGCCGATCGGTGCCCAGGGGCTCAACCTCAGTCTTCGCGACGTCATGACCGTCGTCGAACTCGTCGGTCCGACCACCGGCGGCCGCCTGCCGGCGGACACAGGCGACCGATTCGACGGCCGGCGGCGCATCGATATCGTCAGCCGGACAGCGAGCGTGGATCTGCTCAATCGGTCGCTGCTCTCCAGTTTCCTGCCGGTTCAGGCCTTGCGGGCCGTCGGACTGCAACTTCTTTCTTCCGCGGGTCCCCTGCGCGGCCTGCTGATGCGCGAAGGCATCCATCCGGGCAGTGCTCTGCAGTCCATCAAGGAGAGCCTACGGGAACAGATCAGCCGGAAGCGCGCCTGA
- a CDS encoding sterol desaturase family protein, with the protein MACFGRAFLAQGLQVPMSDELFYLLFLFGFYATTVVTYFALGYGLTWVNDRNPERKIQKGRGSDKRRNAEIRQSLASMFSACLPLTIGLYAQQKGWALAPWAFNWWAAVPLFVLCMFLYDTWFYFMHRLLHTQWLYPLHALHHKSVAPTIWSTYSEDVLDNFLLQGFSAAIVFVVPFPPAILIGQRLFEHFNGMFGHCGFEYFASSTARYPSPLLCTTFHDQHHSGFRYNYGNYFSFWDRVLGTISPNYDQRVKKFEEEGPPLKFSQTIDGDLRQGADHRPEKEGCASEERPTIPQPDVLVRNKVLNTSQREKNGGDSQRQAVDRCNS; encoded by the coding sequence ATGGCATGTTTCGGCCGCGCGTTTTTAGCTCAGGGGTTGCAGGTGCCGATGTCGGACGAACTGTTCTATCTTCTGTTTCTGTTCGGATTCTACGCAACGACAGTCGTTACCTATTTCGCCCTTGGTTATGGTCTCACCTGGGTCAACGACCGCAATCCTGAGCGAAAGATTCAGAAGGGGCGCGGTTCCGACAAGCGTCGGAATGCGGAAATCCGCCAGAGCCTGGCTTCGATGTTCAGCGCTTGCCTGCCTCTGACGATCGGCCTCTACGCCCAGCAAAAAGGTTGGGCGCTGGCGCCCTGGGCCTTCAATTGGTGGGCGGCGGTACCGCTCTTTGTCCTCTGCATGTTTCTCTATGATACCTGGTTCTATTTCATGCACCGGCTGCTGCACACGCAGTGGCTCTACCCGCTGCACGCACTTCATCATAAGAGTGTCGCACCAACGATCTGGAGCACCTATTCGGAGGATGTTCTCGACAATTTTCTACTGCAGGGTTTCTCAGCCGCAATCGTTTTTGTTGTGCCGTTTCCGCCGGCGATTCTCATTGGACAAAGGTTGTTCGAACATTTCAACGGCATGTTCGGACATTGTGGGTTTGAGTATTTCGCCTCATCGACGGCGCGTTATCCGTCCCCCTTGCTGTGCACGACTTTCCACGATCAGCATCATTCGGGATTTCGATACAACTACGGCAACTACTTCTCGTTCTGGGATCGCGTGCTGGGCACGATTTCGCCAAACTACGACCAGCGCGTGAAGAAGTTCGAAGAGGAGGGACCGCCGCTCAAATTCAGTCAGACCATTGACGGCGATCTGCGTCAGGGCGCCGACCATCGCCCGGAGAAAGAAGGTTGCGCCTCCGAAGAGCGACCAACCATACCTCAACCCGACGTTCTTGTTCGCAACAAGGTCCTCAACACGTCTCAGCGTGAGAAAAATGGCGGAGACAGTCAGCGGCAAGCCGTTGACCGCTGCAACTCTTAG
- a CDS encoding YciI family protein — MRYLCLFYIDQILADAASKEEWAEIDRESLASNEELKRSGHYLASNALADPKTAKTLRVRAGKASWTDGPFAETKEHLGGFLLIEARNLAEAMEIAERDSLARMGAIEVRETAGF, encoded by the coding sequence ATGCGCTACCTTTGTCTCTTCTACATCGATCAAATCCTTGCTGATGCCGCCAGCAAGGAGGAATGGGCCGAGATCGACCGGGAGTCCCTGGCTTCCAATGAAGAACTCAAACGATCAGGCCACTATCTCGCCTCCAACGCTCTTGCCGATCCAAAGACCGCAAAGACATTGCGCGTTCGCGCCGGCAAGGCGAGTTGGACCGATGGTCCCTTCGCGGAGACCAAGGAGCATCTGGGTGGCTTCCTGCTCATCGAAGCCAGGAATCTTGCGGAGGCAATGGAGATCGCGGAGCGGGACTCGCTCGCTCGGATGGGGGCAATCGAGGTGCGCGAGACCGCCGGCTTTTAG
- a CDS encoding ABC transporter permease, whose protein sequence is MRIELEKRPKISTLFSVLSPFIAFALTIVFGGIMFALLGKNPVTALYSFFVEPLSEVWSLHELAIKAAPLILIGVGLSVCFRSNNWNIGAEGQFIMGAIAGSILPVVFYDWQSPVVLPLMMLFGMIGGALFAAAPAFLKAHMNTNEILTSLMLVYVAQLFLDWLVRGPWRNPQGMNFPETRTFGADAILPEMIASGRTHWGFAFAVVAAILVWFMMRYTLRGFEITVLGQSARAGRFAGFSSRKMIWFSMLFSGALAGLAGIAEVSGAIQQLRPVISPGYGFTAIIVAFLGRLNPLGIVAAGLVLALTYLGGEAAQLSIGVSEKVTRVFQGLLLFFVLSCDTLIHYRIRLLWERFAAIKTDEAH, encoded by the coding sequence ATGCGCATTGAACTCGAAAAGCGCCCCAAAATCTCGACGCTGTTCTCCGTGCTTTCGCCGTTCATCGCCTTTGCACTGACCATCGTCTTCGGTGGCATCATGTTCGCGTTGCTCGGCAAGAACCCCGTCACGGCGCTCTACAGCTTCTTCGTCGAACCCTTGAGCGAAGTGTGGTCGCTCCATGAATTGGCGATCAAGGCCGCGCCGCTGATTTTGATCGGCGTCGGTTTATCCGTTTGCTTCCGGTCCAATAACTGGAACATCGGTGCGGAAGGGCAATTCATCATGGGAGCGATCGCCGGCTCGATCCTGCCGGTCGTCTTCTATGACTGGCAGTCGCCGGTGGTGCTGCCGCTGATGATGCTTTTCGGCATGATCGGCGGCGCGCTCTTCGCCGCGGCGCCGGCCTTCCTGAAAGCACATATGAACACCAACGAGATTCTGACGAGCCTGATGCTGGTCTATGTGGCCCAGCTCTTTCTCGACTGGCTCGTGCGCGGCCCATGGCGCAATCCGCAGGGCATGAACTTTCCGGAAACCCGCACCTTCGGCGCCGACGCAATACTCCCGGAGATGATCGCCTCCGGACGCACCCATTGGGGCTTCGCCTTCGCGGTCGTCGCGGCGATCCTCGTCTGGTTCATGATGCGCTACACCTTGAGGGGCTTTGAGATCACCGTGCTTGGCCAATCCGCACGGGCAGGGCGCTTTGCCGGCTTTTCGTCACGCAAGATGATCTGGTTCTCGATGCTGTTCTCGGGCGCGCTCGCCGGGCTTGCCGGTATCGCGGAAGTGAGCGGCGCCATCCAGCAATTGCGGCCGGTGATATCGCCCGGCTACGGCTTCACCGCGATCATCGTCGCTTTCCTTGGCCGCCTCAATCCGCTTGGCATCGTCGCTGCCGGCCTCGTCCTGGCGCTCACCTATCTTGGCGGCGAGGCCGCACAGCTTTCGATCGGCGTGTCGGAGAAGGTCACGCGCGTTTTCCAGGGGCTGCTGCTCTTCTTCGTGCTGTCGTGCGATACGCTCATTCATTACCGTATCCGGCTTTTGTGGGAGCGGTTCGCGGCGATCAAGACGGATGAGGCGCACTGA